In Anaerolineales bacterium, one DNA window encodes the following:
- a CDS encoding extracellular solute-binding protein, whose protein sequence is MKKNLLVLLSTLIIVSLALSACGGGGAPASGVTEVTFWHAYGTGSAEEVVLAKILEQAATDLPQYKINVLQVPFNDIFNKYNTDVAAGGGPDMFIAPNDELGNLARTGTILDITSLVEGKLGDYSELSQGGMMYDGKMYGVPESLKAVALWYNKELLPTPPATTDELKALMESGTPVSISYGCYHHWGFYGSFGAQVFDDSFNFVTSADNQAKMTDSISYLNDLYAISVANNWPKNDSDGLAPFTEGTTVAITNGNWAMGDYRNALGDNLGVAPIPSGPGGASNPLLGVDGFYFNPNTENAEASIEVALYLTNAANQTLMMNEAGHVPANITVEVTDPLIQDLLDAFATSYFRPQVEALGNYWGNFCGTDQVFEAGVAPAEWVAGAYESATK, encoded by the coding sequence ATGAAAAAGAATTTGCTCGTTTTGTTAAGCACGCTGATCATCGTATCGCTGGCGCTCTCCGCCTGCGGCGGCGGTGGCGCCCCCGCTTCCGGCGTAACGGAAGTCACCTTCTGGCACGCCTACGGCACCGGCTCCGCAGAGGAAGTCGTGCTGGCGAAGATACTTGAACAAGCCGCCACGGACCTGCCACAGTACAAGATCAACGTCCTGCAGGTTCCCTTCAATGACATCTTCAACAAGTACAACACCGATGTTGCCGCGGGCGGCGGTCCTGACATGTTCATTGCCCCCAACGATGAACTCGGCAACCTGGCGCGCACCGGCACCATCCTCGATATTACCTCCCTCGTGGAAGGCAAGCTCGGCGATTACAGCGAACTCTCCCAGGGCGGCATGATGTACGACGGCAAGATGTACGGCGTCCCCGAATCCCTGAAGGCTGTCGCCTTATGGTACAACAAGGAATTGCTGCCCACTCCTCCCGCCACGACCGACGAACTCAAGGCTCTGATGGAAAGCGGCACGCCTGTTTCGATCAGCTACGGCTGCTACCACCACTGGGGCTTCTACGGCTCCTTCGGCGCCCAGGTCTTTGATGACAGTTTCAACTTCGTCACCAGTGCTGACAACCAGGCCAAGATGACGGATTCCATCTCCTACCTGAATGACCTGTATGCGATCTCCGTGGCGAACAACTGGCCCAAGAACGACAGCGATGGTCTCGCTCCCTTCACCGAGGGCACCACGGTTGCCATCACGAACGGTAACTGGGCAATGGGCGACTACCGCAATGCGCTTGGCGACAACCTCGGCGTTGCTCCGATCCCCTCCGGACCCGGTGGAGCCTCCAACCCGCTCCTTGGCGTTGACGGCTTCTACTTCAACCCGAACACTGAGAACGCTGAAGCATCCATCGAAGTGGCGCTCTACCTAACCAATGCCGCCAACCAGACCCTGATGATGAACGAAGCGGGTCACGTTCCTGCCAACATCACTGTTGAAGTGACCGATCCGCTCATCCAGGACTTGCTTGATGCCTTTGCCACATCCTACTTCCGCCCGCAGGTGGAAGCGCTCGGAAACTACTGGGGCAACTTCTGCGGCACCGACCAGGTCTTTGAAGCCGGTGTTGCTCCTGCCGAATGGGTTGCCGGCGCATACGAAAGCGCAACCAAGTAA